The DNA window CTGCACGCGGGCGTCGCGGAAGAACCGCTCCACCGGGAACTCGTCGATGTAGCCGTAGCCGCCGTGGAGCTGCACGGCCTTGTCGGCCACCTTGTTGCTCATCTCGCTGGCGAAGAGCTTCGCCATGGAGGCCTCGCGGGAGAACGGCTGTCCCTTCTCCTTCATCGACGCCGCACGCAGCGTCAGCAGCTCCGCCGCCTCCAACTGCGTCTGCATGTCCGCGAGCATGAAGCGCGGGCCCTGGAACTCGCCAATGGGCTGGCCGAACGCCTGACGGTCCTTCACGTAGGCCACGGTCGCCTCGAGCGCCGCGCGCCCCACGCCGCAGGCCTGCGCCGCGATGCCAATGCGCCCACCGTCCAGCGCCACCATGGCCAGCTTGAAGCCCTGCCCTTCGGCGCCCAGCAGGTTCTCCGCCGGAACCTCGCAGTCCTCGAACGTGAGCGACACCGTGTTCGAGGAGCGCAGGCCCATCTTGTCCTCGTGCTTGCCGATGATGAGCCCCTTCGTCCCGCCTTCGACGATGAAGCACGACAAGCCCTTGTTGCCGGCGGGGGACGTGCGTGCCCACACCACCATCACCCCCGCGTACGCGCCGGAGGTGATCCACTGCTTGCTGCCGTTGAGGACCCACACGTCCCCGCGCCGCACCGCGGTGGTGCGCAGCGCGCCGGGGTCGGAGCCCGCATGGGGCTCGGACAGCGCGAACGAGCCCGCGATGGCCTCGCCGGACGCCAGCCGCGTCACGTACTTCTCGCGCTGCGCGTCGGTGCCGAACGCGTTGATGAGCTCGCCGCACATGTTGGTGACGGCCATGGCCACCGACGTGGACGCGTCGGCCGCGGCCATCTCCATCATCGCCAGCGCATAGGCCACCACGCCGGCCTCCGAACCGCCGTAGCGCGCCGGGAGGTTCACCCCCAGCAGTCCCATCTCGCCCAACTGCCGGAAGAGGTCCGTGGGAAAGCGCTCTTCGCGGTCCAGTGTCCGGGCCAGGGGGGCCACGCGCTCGCGAGCGAACTTGCGCGCGGTGTCGCGGATGAGGGTCTGCGTCTCGGTGAGCTCGAGGTTCACGGCGGTTGTCCTACTCGATGGCCTTGAGGTTGAACGGGTACTCGATGGGGCGGTCCGTGCCATCCGGAGGCTTCGGGAAGGTCATGGACGACAGGACGGCCTGTACGCAGTCGTGCAGGCTCGGGTCCTTGAGCGTGCTGGTCTTCTTCACCACCCGGGCATCCTTCACCAGACCATTGGCGTCGATGGTGAAGGTCGTCATCAGCCGCCCCTCCACCGTCCGGTCCTTCTCCGCCATGTGGTCCTCGTAGCACTCCTGGATGCGGCGCTGGTGGTACTGGACGACCTGACGGATGGAGTCGGGCGTGAAGGGCATCCGGTCGACGTCCGGCCCGTCTCGCTTGGCGGGGGCCGGCGTCGTGGCGGCGGACTTGCCGCCGGTGGGCGCCTTCGCGGGGGCGGCGCCCTGCGCGAGCGCCACCGCCGAGGCCAGGACGACTGCGGAGAGAAGCGCTCGAGTCATGACGGTTACTCCCTCAGCAGGTTGGCGGCGATGACGATGCGCTGGATTTCGCTCGTCCCCTCGTAGATTTCGGTGATGCGCGCGTCGCGCACGTGGCGCTCCACGTCCATCTCCTTGCTGTAGCCCATGCCGCCGTGCACCTGCAGGGCCTTGTTCGCCACGCGGCTGGCCATCTCGCTGGCGTACAGCTTGGCCATGGCGCTCTCCGCGCTGTGGCGCACGCCCTTGTCCTTCTGCAGGGCCGCCCGCCACACGAGCAGCCGGGCCGCGTCGATCTCCGTGGCCATGTCGGCGATCATGAACTGGATGGCCTGGTGCTCGCGGATGGGCTTGCCGAAGGACTTGCGCTCACCGGAGTAGCGCACCGCCTCCTCGTACGCCGCGCGCGCGATGCCCAGCGCCTGCGACGCGATGCCGATGCGGCCGCCGTCCAGCGTGCTCATGGCGATCTTGAAGCCCTCGCCTTCCTTGCCGAGCATGTACTTGGCCGGCACGCGCATGTCCTCAAAGAACATGGAGCAGGACCAGGCGGCGCTGATGCCCATCTTCTTGTCCGGCTCGGCGCGGATGAACCCCGGCGTGTCCGTGGGGACCATGAACGCGGTGATGCCCTTGTGGCCCGCTTCCTTGTTGGTCATCGTCATCAGGACGATGGCGTCGGCCTTGGGGCCGTTGGTGATCCAGTTCTTCGAGCCGTTGATGACGTACTCGTCACCCTTGCGCACGGCGACCGTCTTCTGCGCGGCGGCGTCGCTGCCGGCCTCGGGCTCGGTGAGGCCGAAGCAGCCCAGCTTCTCGCCCCGGGCGAAGGGCGCCAGGAACTGCTCCTTCTGCGCATCCGTGCCGTACTTCATGATCGGATCGCAGTAGAGCGAGTTGTTCACGCTCATGATGACGCCGGTGGAGGCACAGCCGCGGCTGATCTCCTCCATGGCGATGGCGTAACAGACGTTGTCGAGCCCGGCGCCGCCGTTCTGCTCGGGAACGGCCACGCCCAGCAGGGACAGCTCGGCCAGCTTCTTCACCGCGTCGGTCGGCCAGGCGTGGTGCTCGTCCCACTTGCGGGCGTTGGGGATGAGCTCCTTGGCCGCGAACTCGCGGGTCATCCGCTGGATTTCACGCTGGATGTCGGTCAACTCGAAGTTCATGGAACCTCCATAATATGAGGGGCTTCCCTCTGGAACAGCGAAGACGCGGCGCGTGCGCGGAAGCGCGCCGTGGCGTGCCGGTGAGACACCGTCCGGTCGCCTGAGACCCGGGATTCCCCGGGAGTACCCCAGAACATATTGAGGGGCACCGTGACGTCGAGGCTGACGTCCAGCCGGTTCCCCTCCCCCGTCCATGCCCGCCGCACGACCACGGACAGGGTCCACGGTACCGTGTCCGGGTGCCGCTCGATGAAGTCATAGGACAACCCCAGCCCGGCCACGCCCCCCGAACCGTCCCGCCCCCACAGCCCCGCGCCTTCGGCCAACACTCCGAAGCGCGCTGCGTCAGGAAACGCATACACCCGTGCCCCCGCGAGCATCCGGAAGGCCGTCCGTCCCAGCCGGAGCTGAGGCTCCAGGAACGGCGACACCACCAACGTGGGCCCTGGCACGTCCAGCGGCGGCAGGGCCCACGGGTGGATGGGCCAGGACAGCACCCAACCCTCCTGGGCACCCGGCCCCCACTCGTAGCGGACGTCGGGCACGAGCGGCTCCAGGAAGCAGCCCGTGTAGAGGCACAGCGAGCGCTTCCAGGACACCAGTACGGGGGCCCGCCCGTCGTCGTCCTCACCTTCGTCCGAAGCCTGGGCCGGCACGGCGGCCAGGAGACACGCCAGCAGTCCCCCGGCCGCGAGCCCCTTCACCGCGCTACTTCCCGGTGAAGGTCGCGGGGCGCTTCTCCAGGAAGGCCTTCATGCCTTCGCGCTGGTCCTCGGAGCCGAACAGGTCGCCGAAGGCCTTGCGCTCGATGTCGTTCGCCGCGCGCAGGTCCTGGTCGGCGCCGGCCTCGATGACCTGCTTGGCCTTGGAGATGGCCAGCGGGCTGTTCTTGACGATCTTCTCCGCCACGGCGCGGCAGTGCGCGAGCAGGCCGTCCGCGGGGAGGACCTCCAGCACCATGCCAATCTCCTTCGCCTTCGCCGCGTCGATGCGGTCGCCGGTGAAGATGAGCTCCTTGGCGCGGGCGCGGCCCACCACGCGGGTGAGGCGCTGGGTGCCGCCGAAGCCGGGGATGACGCCCAGGCCGACTTCCGGCAGGCCGAGCTTGGCCTTCTCGGAGGCGTAGATGAAGTCACAGGCCAGGGCCAGCTCGGAGCCGCCGCCGAGCGCGAAGCCATTCACGGCCGCGATGGTCGGAATGGGCAGCGCCTCCAGCGCGGCCATGACCCGGTGCCCCAGGGCGCCGAACTCCTGGGCCTGCGCGTCGGTGAGCGCGGCCATCTCCGCGATGTCCGCGCCCGCGACGAAGGCCTTCTCGCCGCCGCCGGTGACGATGAGGACGCGCACGTCCGCGGGAAGGGACTTCAGCGCGGACTCAAGCTCCTGCAGCGTCTTCGTGTTGAGGGCGTTGAGCGCCTTGGGGCGGTCGATGAAGA is part of the Myxococcus xanthus genome and encodes:
- a CDS encoding acyl-CoA dehydrogenase family protein, with protein sequence MNLELTETQTLIRDTARKFARERVAPLARTLDREERFPTDLFRQLGEMGLLGVNLPARYGGSEAGVVAYALAMMEMAAADASTSVAMAVTNMCGELINAFGTDAQREKYVTRLASGEAIAGSFALSEPHAGSDPGALRTTAVRRGDVWVLNGSKQWITSGAYAGVMVVWARTSPAGNKGLSCFIVEGGTKGLIIGKHEDKMGLRSSNTVSLTFEDCEVPAENLLGAEGQGFKLAMVALDGGRIGIAAQACGVGRAALEATVAYVKDRQAFGQPIGEFQGPRFMLADMQTQLEAAELLTLRAASMKEKGQPFSREASMAKLFASEMSNKVADKAVQLHGGYGYIDEFPVERFFRDARVQTIYEGTSEVQRMVIARESFKLLG
- a CDS encoding AgmX/PglI C-terminal domain-containing protein, producing MTRALLSAVVLASAVALAQGAAPAKAPTGGKSAATTPAPAKRDGPDVDRMPFTPDSIRQVVQYHQRRIQECYEDHMAEKDRTVEGRLMTTFTIDANGLVKDARVVKKTSTLKDPSLHDCVQAVLSSMTFPKPPDGTDRPIEYPFNLKAIE
- a CDS encoding enoyl-CoA hydratase-related protein → MAYENIRLEQEGAIATLFIDRPKALNALNTKTLQELESALKSLPADVRVLIVTGGGEKAFVAGADIAEMAALTDAQAQEFGALGHRVMAALEALPIPTIAAVNGFALGGGSELALACDFIYASEKAKLGLPEVGLGVIPGFGGTQRLTRVVGRARAKELIFTGDRIDAAKAKEIGMVLEVLPADGLLAHCRAVAEKIVKNSPLAISKAKQVIEAGADQDLRAANDIERKAFGDLFGSEDQREGMKAFLEKRPATFTGK
- a CDS encoding acyl-CoA dehydrogenase produces the protein MNFELTDIQREIQRMTREFAAKELIPNARKWDEHHAWPTDAVKKLAELSLLGVAVPEQNGGAGLDNVCYAIAMEEISRGCASTGVIMSVNNSLYCDPIMKYGTDAQKEQFLAPFARGEKLGCFGLTEPEAGSDAAAQKTVAVRKGDEYVINGSKNWITNGPKADAIVLMTMTNKEAGHKGITAFMVPTDTPGFIRAEPDKKMGISAAWSCSMFFEDMRVPAKYMLGKEGEGFKIAMSTLDGGRIGIASQALGIARAAYEEAVRYSGERKSFGKPIREHQAIQFMIADMATEIDAARLLVWRAALQKDKGVRHSAESAMAKLYASEMASRVANKALQVHGGMGYSKEMDVERHVRDARITEIYEGTSEIQRIVIAANLLRE